tcagcaagcatcatctaccatgtgttttacatgttttcattcattttgagtatgatacaatgaaatttgttaaagttataagggaaattgtgaacttgtattttatgttaccaccagaaggcgctgttttcaaaatgtacagtttttgcacaagcatcttcagcaagatcccatcatcgatcgtcacgagtttggttaagatctgaccttccatcgcaaagttataagagtttgttgttgtagcgaaataccagacgtcatattgtctgccgtcaacagggggcactgtttttgaaagtgaatattttcatacaggcatcttcagggattgactatcatcaatcctagcaagtttggttcagattggaatagcatccgcaaagtggtagcagtttgttttttgtcgcaaatatctgactttgcagtgttgtcattgcaacactgttgaacaatttgttatcatattaggcacgcatcatctaccatgtgttttgaatgttttcccaaattttgagtttgatacaaggaaatttgttaaagttataagggaaattgtgaacttgtactttctgttaccaccaggtggcgctgtttccaaaatttacagtttttgcataggcatctttagcaaaagcctatcatctatcatcacaagtttggttaagatctgaccttcaatcgcaaagttataagagtttgttgtgtgttgcgaaataccagacttcctagtgtttgccaccaccaggaggcgatgttttcaaaatttacagtttttgcatagacatctttagcaagggcccatcatcgattgtcacttgtttggttaatatctgaccttccatggcaaagttatgagagattgttttgtgttgcgaggaatcgtgattttcgccaactttgccgcccttcttcttgttcgccgtgatacttgatgaaaagattttgatacctttggatcctcaacttgtccacagtgacctcagcaagtttgaaggtgatcccattaaagctctatgacaagtgcgttcacataccattggtgcgaaatggccaaaatctgcaaaaaatgtactttcaatccaagatggcggctttcctgttcgttttagagcttcggctacgctgacttttttgaccgtctggacctaaggaacgcgtgagtaccaagttcctgcatgtacattcaacgtgctcctcaggaggacaagttttacgggttgtaagagtttcaccttttgttgtgaaaaatatgaatgaacaccaactttggcgccccctatctcgtacaccgagcgatattttaaaaagctttcaggaacttatgctcggcaacttgttcacagtgacctcaccaactttcaaggtgatcgcataaaaactctaggattagttcattcaaatatcaggtgtcatagtgtctgctgtcaccagggggcgctgtttttgaaagagaatattttcatataggcgtcttcagggccagattatcatcaatcagagcaagtttggttcagatcggactcggattcgtaaagttgtagcagtttgttttttgtcacaaatatctgactttgcagtgttgctgtggcaacaccgttgaacgatttgttatcatataaagcacgcataatcgaccatgtgttttgaatgttttcccaatttttgagtttgatacgattaactctgtaaaagttattaccgaaatgtttattttttggattttctgttaccacaaggaggcgctgtgctaaaaatgtacagtttttccacagacttcttcagcaaaggtccatcatcaaccctaggtaatttggttgggatgtgaccttctatcgcaaagttataagagttttgttgcctgtggcgaaacattaaaattttcaccaactttgccggccccttactcttacgccataatacctattgaaaagattttgatacctttggatcctcaacttgtccaaagtgacctcaccaagtttgaaggtgatcccatgaaagttgtaggacaaatctgttcaaatatcattggtgcaaaatggccaaaatcagcaaagcatttactttcaatccaagatggcggctttcctgttcgttttagagcataggctacgctgacttttttgaccggcgtgacctaaggaacgcgtgtaccaagttttgtgcatgtacattaaacgtgctcctcaggaccacaggttttagggggtggagcagttttttggcccgtccactttcaccagggggcgctgattttgacttgaaatattttcacataggtttgttcagggccagactatcaacaatcctagcaagtttggttcagattggaccaggattggcaaagttgtaacagttttttttttgtagtattttctaccaccaccaggaggcgctgttttcaaaatgtattgttttcggcaatatagtcgccttcagcaactacccattatcaatcataggaagtttggttgggattggatcttccatcgcaaagttataagagttttgctttttgttgtgaaaaataggaatttacacccactttggcgccccctatctcgtacaccatgagacattttaaaaaacttttgataacttaagctcctcaactggttcacagtgacctcaccgagtttaaaggtgatcgcacaagaactctaggattaattccttcaaataccagaggtcatattgtctccgtcaccagggggtgctgtttttgaaagtgaatattttcatatagacgtcttcagggctggactatcatcaatcctagcaagtttggttcagattggactaggattcgcaaagttgtagcagtttgtttttttgtcgcaaaaatccgactttgcatcattaccatggcaacatcatgtaactctacgccatcatattgagcatgcatcatctaccttgtgttttgggtgatttttaccaattttgagtttgatacgataatctctgtaaaagttattcccgaaattgtaaaagtaacttttttttttattttctgccaccaccaggaggcgatgtttacaaacttgacagtttttgcataggcctcttcagcaagggcccatcatcaatcgccacaagtttggttaagatcggaccttctatcgcaaagttataagagttttgttgcgtgtggcgaaaatcgtgaattttcaccaactttgacgccccctttctcgtacgccatgatacttattaaaaagttttcaggaactttagatcctcaacttgtccacagtgacctcaccaagtttgaacgtgattccatgtaagctctgggacaagttcgttcaaataccgatggtgcgaaatggccaaaatcgcctctgttttggcgtgcaatccaagatggcgtccttcctgtaggattcacagggaagttgtcatcgacttttttgaccgtccccacctcatgaacatgtgtgccaagtttcgttcatgtacgttaaaccagagagcagatgacctaatagaagttttttgcgtcagtcgttagccccgcccactttcattttttgacgtgcattccccgaaccactaataaacgtaaatttacaccaggtctgatgcagttgcaaaaattggtgagtttttgggcatgttcagggcctcgaaaacgcgattcatttggcgggcggaagaagaagaataagaagaataactcttacgattacaatagggttcttgcaaccaagttgctcgaaccctaataatcctagcgattacaatagggttcttgcaaccaagttgctcgaaccctaataatccttccagtttcaagagggttcttgcaaccttgttgctcgaaccctaataataatccttccagtttcaatagggttcttgcaaccttgttgctcgaaccctaataataataatctttccagtttcaagagggttcttgcaaccttgttgctcgaaccctaatgatttcactttttggatgtgtttttctattagtgtctgtttttgtgcgcattcagctgagataaggctgtttagtgacttttcttaaaagatatacttccgtacccccCTGTACATAAAATACCATCACTGTCACTACAGTACAATTATTAACTAGAAGTGGCCCGGTACTGTCCAGTACACAGAACtggcacttttatttgtgtactgGCACGTTTCACAAGATGCCGGTAATCTCATTCAAACAAGTAGCTacatcttatattattttgactgtaatCAATTTCACAATCATTCATGCCTACGATGGTCATTATTAGACCACCGTCATTCAGGTCAGTAAGAGGTTTGATAATATTCTACatatattattgcattatttgagttaaaggctccagaaaaaaagaaaaaaaaacactgaatgctgCCATTGTGAAAGGCCAACTGTTAAGAAACCGGTACATTTGAAATTAGTTCACTtaattttgagttgttttggtgcAATCTTTCATGAACAATAGTGGTATCACTCTTtccatgtgcattttattaattTGGCACAGGACGTGGTTATCTCCCTAATTGATGTTTAGTTCACTAGACATTCAAGAAACTGGGATGATGGCATCATATTTAAGAacgaaaaagagaaaaacactgatttcatatACTGATTCACATCTTGTTTTACACTAAATACACCTTGTGTAGGAGTAACACAGGCAGTGGCAGTCACTTACGTTTCCTGACGTCTTAATTTGTGCTcatctgaagtgaaacaaaaccctgaattttcattaacattaaaacaaggccAGACCAAAAGCTTCACTCCCAGGGCTGGAGTATGccagatgtaatattattagatattCATGTGGATGTTATGAATTTGATGCACaagcctgttttctttgtgtattaccTTAATGACTCTGTCCTGGCAGTGCTGGATGATCTTACACAGCTCCTCTGAGACTCGAGACTCTGATGAAGGATCTGCTCAAACATCTAGTAAAAGACAATTTGTAGTTTTGTACCTAACTTTGtgacatacatgcatgtaacaCCAGACAAACTGACTCATATAGGAATATCccatgaaataatgataatatatgataatgtacTACACCCAGTTCCACAGTCTGTATTGTGGCATGTCTGTAGACAACTATATCTATTTAACTGTCCACTGAGTTATCGAACCGCTAAAAGATGTTTGCCTTTAGTTCTACTGTGTTCTTGATCAATGCCACAGTCAGAACCTCATCATCCAACTATTTGACAAACTCTAGTCAAACAGGAGCTACAGTGTAGGAAAACGatcaagaaataaaatgagtgtCAATAAAATGATTAGCTCTCATAGAAACTTCCCATTGTGTTAACCAGTTAACCACCACTAACCAGTCTATATTAGACTGGTAAGTCAGTAGTTGAGGTTTCACCTCTCTCATGGGGATCTGGGCCctttggacaaacactgacggGCTGCTCACGTCAAACTGTTGCTGCAGACCCTCAAGGCTCAGGTTCACCACCTTCTCATAGCAGCTGTGCATCTTAACTGGATGGAAAGCCAGCATGGAGATCTTCTCCATgtgctgaggaggaagacaagaaaggagaggaagagatgcAGGCATGGACAGATTTGGGAAAGATGTATAATTGTCTCTCACAATAAATATACTACTGCAAAAGTATCACTAATGTTACACTAGACAAGTGCAAGATACAGAAAGACACTAATTTATTGAATATGATAGCAATTACTAGGTACGATATAGGATTTAAACAGTGGACAACCAAGGGAATCACAGCATGATGTGTTTTGGTGAAAGATGGACAGCTGGAGagtttccaaaatatgacagaaaaaaaggatttggatAATCAGTCATGAATTCTGTGGATTCCTGCAACTTAGAGACTACTATATGAAAGAGATCAGGAGATCCTGAGAAGTGAATAGTGTGATCCAGATCATCATAATCAACGCatacaaagaaaccacaattaGAATTATATTGGGACTATATAAAAAAtggctacaaaataaaagatgggaatcagaatttaacataaaaattagTGATGAAGATTGGCTAAGATTGGTATAATCTGCCAGGCATTAGCCTCATGtatgaaacaaagtgattttggaGCAGAGAGATATTTAGGTTACaaggtcagagctgcagtgactttATAACAAGTacaaatgagcatttcatgggTTGCACTGGCAACAGATATGACAAATGTTGGGTGGCtgggagattttctttttaatcagtcttGAATATGTCAAAGATTACCCACAATATTAACTTTGAAGCATTGTTAGTTTTGTGTAGCATCAGATAAAGCATGTACTCCCTCCCCTCTTAATTtgaaaagaggacatttgtaaTATGGAAATGATTGAATATTTGGTAGTTTTGAGGAGGACTGATGCAGGACAAAAGTATTAATCTTTTATGACAACAATTCTTAGGAGTGAACATTCCTGCCATATACTCAAGTGTACGGTGAAAACAATGTTCAGTGTTCTATTgatctattaataaaatgttttcatttgaattccaaTTTGACCTTACAATGAAGCAGAATCCAGTCACGTTAACTGTGCGTTGTAAGAATGGAAAAGACTGTCatgaaaaattataataattacaacaggatacctgcagcagcagcaccagtgaACCTCTCTGAACAGATCAGCAATGCGACCCACAGTCCTCACAACCGAAGACGCAGCCGAAACACAGCAAGCGGTTCCGCTAAGACGGATGAGAGGTCCGGGTGAGAGGACAGTGgaactgttcagacagaaagtctGGCTCCCGTGTAACGTCGCACACAACACCATCTCAGAGATATCTCAGAGACAGGACactgactgtatttaaacactaaactttCGCAAAAAACAGCTaagcgaaaaagaaaaaaaagagcatggaacatttacatgtgcatatattattattaactatatttcgattaatttgtgtgtgtgtttaaatacatgtgtatgtatgtatgtattttcaatGAGTGAAAAGACATAGTTATTAAcgaacacattttagcaacaactctttagccacctggcctgctgtttagctcattataataatgtaaaatttcaCTTACCTCTAAATTTTTGAGCATCTTCCTGTGACATGTCAATAGCTCCCGTCTACCGCCAACTTCCCCAGTAATTCCTTGGTCAGCGACTGATGCTGcaaccagagccggattaacgcaaaggcaaactaggcacgtgcctagggcccgattggcaaggggacaatcaaaacctgaaaatgactcggtccgcgtttcaagacgatttacactcctcgtcctgatgacgcaaCGCTGTCAgggcgcactgaggacagtctgctccgatcgacagtcgcgctgggggcaggcgggcgggagaagccgcagcgagtgcacatgtccgcggcgaggtccgggcggtggttcactgtaaaccaccttcgccccgagcccttccaagccgGTCGCGGCTTACAGGGAGTCTGCACTCCAGTCATGCAGaaagattctgtgaacaaatcttttttaaccCTCTGCATTCTTCGtgcttttggatttttttgtgtatatctTTGGCTGTGTTGCTGTAAATTGCTTGAAATTTGGTGTAGCTGAAGTTaatttttatgtaatataaatCTACCACTGTCAGggaatatcaatatttttcattatcatataACAATCAATATCTGAAGCTAAAATGATTTGGGTGTATTTTAGGGATATCATAgtatggtgtgaatgtgggtttaggaatgaatgtgtgtgtgtgtgtgtgtgtgtatgtatgtgcaacTCCAGACACATCTTGTtctcacatcaagttcaacttGACATGATACACAGGCACCTACACCTACAAAGAggctcatacacacattcactcctttgagtaaaaaaaacaaacaggcatcTTGAGGGACTTCAAAGACTTGCCCTCTACGTGAACCCaaacaaaagtctggttttgtttacacaggtgcaattacaggtaaacacaatgtttcactttgtttggggcTCAATTCATCCTGACTGTCAAAGACACAGCCTCAGATGCTGAAGACCTCGACCTCATCAACcatcagtcacaatgtactgattatatattaattatatatcaaaacaaaccccaagcttatcacattatagtgattacatgtaaaataattacatcaaatcaagCATAAGGTAGATGTATAGTATGGCTTGTGTAATCATCCGttttaagtataaaattaattcatatattagtagtattgagtacttttactgtatacttATTGAGAAATCCTGGGTcaaatttcccttctttttttttacacttgcacaatgataacaatgttcttcttggtgccagtgattttattgtgcaagaaacactgtgaatctgtgaatatagtAGAAAAGACGTTCATGAATAACCATCCATAATCTGTGTGGCACTGTCTTTAGTGTCAACTTCCAGtggcagtcactcattcatcgtCCTCACGCTGACACCTACTGGCGAGAAACGGTATTGTTACTtgagtttttcctgtttttttgtttttttttacagatgacacaaggcctttgaaatgatataagcaagaaaaataatggggggcatacttcatatactagtagtatgaaatacttttactgtatatgttatgGAGGAATATGGGGTAAAActtcactttttgcaacaaataaCAGGGTAATCATTTTTTTGGCTATCAGGCAACTGTAATTTCTCAGTATTGTTTTGTCAGCTGCCTAAATTATGTCAAATCCGATTAATGCtgtgctatttatttaaatcaagtctctaacacaacaaagtgtgtaataaatgagggttagggttattacaTGAAAGCCAGTGCATCTGAATACTTTTCAGATGCACTGATttgattacactgaaatgattttcttcacacattttgaatttgaaaatgctcaGTGGGACCAGAGGAAGTGGACCTGAGGTGTTGCCAAGGGGGAAGTAATCCTCACAGCAGGCTCCCTGCTAAGTGAAATTCGTTTTAGTGTTGGGGATACAACTGCTCAAATGGATCAGATACATGAAACTGTGTGAGAATTCCAAGCATCAACAAACCGTTGGATTCCGATGCTGGCAGCTCAGGTTTGACACACAGTATCGAACTGTGGTGTCCTCCATATCAAGAAGCTCTTGGTCCACCAGGTGAACCAAGGCGGCCTTCAGTGGAAGtgttgttcacttcctgtggttctgtaaaaatgcagagcagaagggaataaaaaaaagttttctgttgcttttaggTTTCAAGCCCAGTCAATGGAACACATTTTaggaaatattaatgttattccAAGATTATCCTTTACTTTTCACATGCTATATAACTCAGAAAAAATGCAGATAATTTCATGACCACTGTCTGATATAATCTAGTAACATGTATCAATATAGACACACAGGCGCTATATACACAACCACCCAGACACTCCACTCTCCAAGTACTGAAAAatacatacccacacacacatcacatatggtgttgagagaaataatgtttagaaacacttttaaataccCTTGTTAATGCTGTCTGTGTATCCTGTTTTTCTTGCACAT
This genomic interval from Solea senegalensis isolate Sse05_10M unplaced genomic scaffold, IFAPA_SoseM_1 scf7180000012805, whole genome shotgun sequence contains the following:
- the LOC122760009 gene encoding protein Niban 2-like, encoding MLKNLEHMEKISMLAFHPVKMHSCYEKVVNLSLEGLQQQFDVSSPSVFVQRAQIPMREMFEQILHQSLESQRSCVRSSSTARTESLR